TATATAGTCCCACTGCTTCTGAAACAGGTCGAAGTATTGCATCTTGTCCTTCGGGTAGAGATCGGCCATCAGCAGCAGTGTGTTCAGCCCTTCTGCCTGCGCCCACCAGTTCTTGGAGTCTCTCAGGATGGTGATGTCATCTTTCCCCTTAAAGTAGTAGCCGCCGTCGTAAAAGCCGCCCACCGTGTGGTCGAAGCCGTTTTGGATGGTATGGTCGGCCATCTTTTTTGCCACTTGCATGGTCTTGCTGTCGTGCTTCAAGCCCAGCACATGCGAGGCCTCCAGCATCAAATAAGCCGTCTCAATGTCGTGCCCAAAGGACACTTCGTCGAGGTGGTGGTTTTCCCGGATCACTTCTTCTGTAGAGTCCCTGAAGGACACCGGTTTCCAGTCATGCGTCAGGAAGAGGGTGAGGTAGCCTTTGTCCGTCACCATGGTGTCCCGGATCAGGACCAGCATTTCCTCCAGCCGCTCCCGCACCAGCGGGTCGGGCCACACCTGGTACAGCTCCGTGAAAGCCTCCAGCAAGTGGATCGAGCTGTTCTGGTCTTTGTAGCCGATGGTAGAACTGTATGGGGTCTGGCTGGTGCGTTGCACGGGGGTGCCGTCTTTCCGCAGTTCCTGGTAGTAGCCTTTGTGTACGGGGTCGTGGCTATGCTCCTCCAGCCAGCCGAATGTTTCCCGGGCGAGGCTCAGGGCGCTTGTGTCGCCGGAGGCCTGGTAGTAGGCGGCCAGGCCATATATGGCAAAGGCGTTTCCGTAGGCAGACTTGGCCGCCCCGGCGTACCCGTTGCTGCTTGCCTCCTCCTTCACATTTCCCTGCCGGTCGACCAGTGTATAAAAGCCGCCGTGCTTCTCGTCCCACATCTTGTCCCGCAGGAAAGCCACCCCCTGTCTGGCGCTGCTCAGGTAATGCGGCACATCAGGATACAGTTGCGAAGCCTTGGCATTCGACCATATATGGCGGGCCTGCGTCACGATCATCTTGTCCTGCGGGCCAGTGGGTTTCCAGTCGTGGGTATAGGTGCTCGTGAATCCTCCGTACTGCTTGTCCACCACGCGCGGATACCAGGCGTTGAGCATCTCTGTTTTGATGGAGTTCTCTATCTCGGCGGCGAGTTTGGCCCTTGTGTCAGTTTGCGGATTTGCAACGGCGACAGGCAGTTGGAAGGGCAGCGTGCGAAAAGCAACGATGGGCAAAGCGGCGGTTGCCAGGAACAGCAGCAGTGTATTTCGTTTTAGTCTCATGGCATATAAACAGATGTCGTGATGGTGGTCAACAACATATACAGCTGATTTATATATAAGTTGGTTCGAATACTTCTGTCAGCTTTACTGTGCTGCAAGGGAGCGGCTGTGGGCTCACTGGCTACCGCTTTGTCACGATCAGGTTCTGCTGCAGTTTCACTTTCCTCCTGTCGCCCCGATAGCCTGAGATATAAACCTCATTCAATGCGCTGCTGTCCAACAGGAGCGTGCGCGAGGACTGCGACAAATAGCCGGTGCCGTAACTGAACTCCTCCCTCCGCTTCAGGCCGCTTTTGTAATACAGGTCCGCGAAGGCATCTGAGGAACGCAGCCGCACCACCTGCCTGCCTGTAGCCTGCGCCTCCTCAAAAACTTTCAGGCTGTCGCTGTTCACGCCCACCAGCAAAAGCGGCTTGCCCTCTGCCGTGACGAGCCGGGCCAGCGACTTGGCGTCTCCGCCCACCGTAAACCCGGTTGACCTACCCGCCACAAATTCGCCTTTGCCGTTGCCCAGCAGCACCGTGCCGTAGGAGGCGTCATAGAGGCCCATACCGGTTTCGGCTGCGTAGGAATTGCCTGCCAGCACCACGTCCAGGTGGTTATCGCCGTTTACATCATCCACCGCCATGCCGAAGACCGGGGAGAACTGGGCTCGCACTGGCAACGCTTTGATGGAAAACTTGCCACTCCCCAGGTTCTCTATATAGCTGCTGCTAAACACATGGCTCCGGCCAACAAAGGCCCCCTCCAGTTCCTCTTCACTGAAAAGCTCGTCCAGCGTCACCTCCGCGTAAGCAGCGTAGCTCGTAAACCGCCGCCGCATCGACACAATCTGGTCGGTGAGGGCGTCGCGGGTGGCCACGGGATAGCTCTCCCCGCCGATGTATCGCCCGATAATCGGATCTATCACCCCGTTGCCATCAAAGTCGCGCGCATATATGGTAACCGGTTCCTCCTGCGAGGCTTTGTAGCGGGAGTTCAGGCCCAGGTTTCCCGCCACATAATCCATATCCCCGTCGTTATCGAAATCCCCCGACGCGATGCTGTTCCACCAGCCGTTTGTGTGTGCCAGCCCAACGGAGGCGGTTACATCGGTGAGCTTTCCTTTTTCATTTTTGAAAAAGCTGACAGGCATCCACTCCCCGACCACCACCAGGTCCACCTGCCCGTCGAGGTCGAAGTCAGTCCATATAGCTGCGGTTACCATGCCCAGGCGCTGGAGACCTTTACACACCGCTTCCGTGGCATCCGTGAAAGTGCCCCCGTTGTTCTGCAGGATGCTGCCCTGCCCGGGCATGGGGTACTGCCGCGGACTGTTGCGCCCCCCGACAAACAGGTCTAAGTCACCGTCCCGGTCGTAGTCTGCGGCTGCCACGCAGGAACTGCTGGACACTAAATGGGGGATGGCCTGCTCCTCAAGTCGAAATTTTCCGCTGCCATCATTCCTGTAGAACCGGTGCCGGTAGGCTTCCGCGCCCGCCATTTCCTCGTTGCCACCCGCTGCCACGTACAGGTCCAGGTCTCCGTCGCCGTCTGCGTCAAAGAACAAGGCTCCCGCGTCGTCGGCTGTGTTTGGGGTGCCTTGGAGGGGTTCAGCTTTGAATTTACCCTGTCCGTCCCGCGTAAATAAGGTGCCAGTGCGCCGGGCAGATCCGCCTACGAAGAAATCATCCAGCCCGTCGCCGTTCACGTCTCCCACACTTATTCCCGGTCCGTTTCGGGTGAGTTTGTGCGGCAGCAGCGGCTGGTTCTTAAAATCTATATAATCCTCTTCCTCGTGTTTGTAGGCGATGCCATATATAGCATTGGCCTGCCGGAAAAGCGGCGCCGGTGCGCGCTCGTTTCCGGGTTTCTTTTCAGAGGCATTCTTGTACTCCGCCTGCAGCACCTGGTTGCTCCTGACATTGGTCAGCAGCTGGCATTTGCCGTCGGGCCAGATGATTTCCACGGAATCAACAACGGTTGCCTGCCCCAGCCCAAAGTGTATCGTGTGGTCCACGGACGACTGGAAACCCCGTGACAGGTAATGTTCATATACCTGCTGCTCCCCTTCGTGCCTGAGCCGGACGGTTGCCCCGATACCGCCGAGATTCGGAGCCTGCCCCTTCAGCACGATTTGCAGGTAATGGTTGCCGTCGTTTACCTGCTCCGCGTTGTTCCGGTAGATGAAGGCCTTGCTGTTGATGTTGTTGACCACCAGGTCAAGGTCACCGTCGTTGTCCAGATCTGCGTACACGGCCCCGTTGGAAGTGGACGGCTCGCCCAGGCCCCACTCTGTTGATTTATTTGTGAATGTCAGGTCTTTCGCGTTTTGGTATATATAGTTGGGAATCACGATGCTCTTCAGCTTTTTGAATTGCTCCTGGAGCCTTGCCTCAATCGCCTCCCCGGTGCCGAACATGGCTTCCTCGGAGTTGTAGCGCACATAATCGAGGTCTATCATGTCTTTCATATAGCCGTTCGTGATGAAAAGGTCGCGCCAGCCGTCGTTGTCATAATCCGCGAACAGGGCGCTCCAACTCCAGTCAGTGGCATATACGCCCGCCAACTGGCCGATTTCGCTGAAGGAGCCGTCCCCGTTGTTCAGTTGCAGCGTGTTGCGGACGTACTGGTCTTCATAACCCAGGCGCCTGTTCAGCATGAAGCGGTCATAATTTCCGGCCTCCATGGTGGTTTTCTGCCGCTTGTTGCCTTCCGGCAGCATGTCTAACTCAATGATGTCCGGCAGGCCGTCGTTGTTGTAATCAGCTATGTCGGTGCCCATGCCGTTGTAGCTGTGGTGCCGCAGGTACTCGCCTGCTCTGTTAGTGAAGGTGCCGTCCTGGTTGTTTATCCAGAGCAGGTCGTTGCTCAGAAAGTCGTTGGCGGTATATATATCCGGCCAGCCGTCCTGGTTCACGTCGCTGACGGCCACGCCCAGGCCCCTGCCCTCCACCAGTATGCCCGCCTCCCCAGACACATCGGTAAACGCCCCCTTGCCATCGTTTCTGAAGAGTTTGTCGGTGCTCGGCGACGTGCCGTCAGTAATTTTCGGACGCGCTATGTTGGGGTTGAGGTTTTTGTCCGGGGCGTTCCGGAGCAGGTACGCATCCAGGTCGCCGTCTTTGTCATAGTCCAGAAAGGCGGCCTGCGTGCTGTAGCCCACGGCAGCCAGGCCATAGGCGGCTGCCTCTTCTTTGAAAACAGGCTTCCCCTCCGCATTTTGTCCTTTGTTGATGAACAGTAAGTTGGGGGTCTGCGGCTCACCGGCAACGGGGTTTACCGTGCAGACATATATATCCAGCAGCCCGTCCTGGTTGATGTCTGCCATCGTTACACCGTTCGCCCAGGTGCTGGTGGCTACACCGGCAGGAACTGTCACGTCCTCAAACTGAAGGTCGCCTTTGTTCAGATACAGTTCGCCCGACACCATGTTGCCCGTGAAGTAGATGTCCGGCAGGCTGTCGTTGTTGACATCCCCCACCGCCACGCCGCCGCCATTGTATATATAGCCAAAGGTGAGGACGTTGAAGGAATCTGACTCTGTAATAGTGTTGGCAAAATTGATGCCCGTGGTTCCTGGTTTGAGCAGGGTGAAGAGCGGCTTCTCCTTTTGAAGCAGGTCGCAGCTGCTTAACAGGGAAGAAAGGGTAATCAGAAGCAACAGATATTTAAACGCCATCACCTTAAAATCAATCCAGAAAAGAATTTGTCTGCCTGCTTAGCGCGGTTTGTATATACCCGCGCCATTTTTGCGCTGCCTATATGTCGGCTATATGCACTAAAGCAGCGGACAACGTACAGTAGCAGTAAGTTCAGCGACAGGGGCTTGCATTTTTTCAGAGCAACATGTATCCCCTTCTATATATAAAAGCAGCGTCCGGGATAACACAGAAGGTCCCCGGCCAACCCAGCCAGGGACCTTCTCAAGTACAGCCTGTTTTTAGTAATTCGGATTTTGCGCTTCAATTCCGCCCGCGCCCAGTTCCGGGTTCCTGCTTATCTCATCTTGCGGAATCGGAAGCACAAAGTCCCTGTCTGGGTCAAAGGTGTAGGTGGTAAAAGGCGGCTCGATTTTGCCTTCTTTTATCCAGCGCAGCACGTCGAAGTCACGGCCCTCTTCTCCTCCCCTTTCCACCTGGCTCTCGTGCCTGATGGCCGCGAAAACCTGCTCTGCGGTTGCAACCGGGTATTGCGCGGTCGGGTAGTGCGGCATCATCACATCTGCCCGGTCACGGATCATGTTCAGATACTCCACTGCCTTAGCCTGGTTTCCCAACTGGTTCTCGCACTCGGCCAACAACAGGAGCGCTTCCGCAAACCTGAAAATCCTGGTGTTGATGCCCGCAGGCTGGAAACCCTGATCTGACTTGTACAGGTTCGTGTACTTCTGCCAGCTTACCTTGATGGGCTGCCCATTCAATATAGATGAACCGGCACCGCCCTGCATGGCCTCTGTCAGTTTACTGTTGCCGTTGTTAAACTCATCGCCCGGGAAATAGACGGTGTAATCCAGCCGGGGGTCTCTTTTGGCGGCCCCGTTCTCCGGTGTCTCAAATTCATTCAGCAGGTCGTTCGATGGAATCAGGTTTCGCCACGAGATGGGGTTAATCTCCTGGTTGCGCACCGAGGACTGCGGCTGCGTGGCTCCGTCGCCGCTGCCCCAGTTATACCCATTGTCGCTCCTGCCCTGAAAGCCGATCTCCCATATAGATTCGGAATTGTACTCTGTCTCTTCCTTGAAATTGTCGAGGTAATTGTCCGTAAGGGAATAGGAGCCCAGCAGTTTCTCCAGTTCTGTTTTGGCCGATGCGTAGTCTCCCTGCTGCATATAGGCTTTGCCCAGCAGGAAAGTGGCGGCCCCTGAGGTGGCCCGGCCCAGGTCTCCTCCTGACCGGGTTGCCGGTAGAACTGCCTGCGCCGCCTTCAGATCTTCCATAACCAGCGCATATACATCGGCTACGGGCGCCCTGGGCTTGAAGTCATCAACGGCGCTGACAGGCTCTGTGTAGACAGGCACAGGGCCGAAGAAGTTTACGAGCTCATAATAAGCCCAGGCTCTCAGGAATTTCGCCTCGGCCACCATCAATCCAATTGTCTCCGTGTCGCCGGTGGCGGTGGGGCCGTTCGCAATCACGGTGTTGGCTCTGTGGACAGCGGTGTAAAAACCAGTCCAGATCGCCCCAATCACCGAGTTGTCGGGCGAGGTGCCGCCATTCAGGATTTGCGCCCTCGGCGCCTCCAGTTGGGCGCCCCCCGTTGCATAGTCGGGGCTGCGCAGGGCGTGCGTGAAGAACCACTCCCTTGCCACCAGCAGGTTAGAGTGTGCCACGGCATATATGCCGGTAACGCCTTTCTCCAGGTCAACGGCGTCTTTGAAGTAGACCTCCGTGGTGATGTAATTGGGATTTACCTTTTCTAAATCGTCGTGGCAGTTCGTCAGGAAAAAAATCCCCAGCAAGCATGCGGCTATATATACTTTTCTCATTAGCAGGTCAGGTTAAGTCGGATTTACAGTTCGGATCAGAAACTACAGCGTGATTTGGATGCCACCTATCAGGGTTCTGGGGGTGGGGTACTGGCCAAAGTCGACGCCGTTGGACAGCAAGCTTCCCTGCAGGGTTCCGACTTCCGGATCTAAGCCGGTATAGTCTGTTAGGGTAAACAGGTTCTGCGACGTGAAGTAGACGCGAATGCTGCCCACTTTGCCGCCAGCAAATGAGTTCAGGGCTCCCTGCGGTATGGTATAGCCAATGGCGAGGTTCTTGAGCCTGAGGTAAGAGCCGTCCTCGATAAACCTGTCAGACACGCGGTTGTTGCGGTTCGGGTCGCCGGCCACCATCCGCGGTATGTCCGTGTCCGTGTTGGAAGGCGACCAGGCGTCCAGCACTTGCGCGCCCGCGTTGAACAGGCGCTGCCCACCCTCGATGATCACGCGGCTCGCGTTATATATCTCGTTGCCCTGCACACCCTGGAAGAAAAGAGACAGATCAAAGTTTTTATATCCGGCCGTGGCGTTCAGCCCATAGCTGAAACTCGGCAGGTAGCTTCCGATAAAGGTCCTGTCCGCATCGTTTATGACACCGTTGCCGTCCAAATCCTTGAACTTGATGTCTCCGGCCCTGGTGCCATTCTCCTGTGTCGGGGAGTTTGCCACTTCGTCATCGCTCTGGAAAATGCCCGCCACCTGCCAGCCGTAAAATGACTGGATGGGCTCGCCAGCCTGCGTGCGGGTGATCTGGTTAGAACCGAAATCCTGGTTTCCGGCGGCGTCTATCACGGCGCTGGCAGCCGTTAGCTCCACCACCTCGTTCCTGATCCTGCTCAGGTTGGCATTCACGCTCCACTGAAAGGGTTTCTCACTCTCGTTGTAGCCCGCCTGAAACTCAAAGCCGCTGTTTTTCATCGTGCCGACGTTAGCAAACACGCCGGCGCCCCCGAAACCGAAGGAGTTAGGCGTGGGCACGCTCAGAATCAGGCCGTACTTATCATCCGTAGTCCTTTCGAAGTACTCGGCAGAGAACGTCACTTTGTTGTTGAACAAGCCCACGTCCACGCCCCCGTTTACCATGCTGGTGATCTCCCACTTCAGCTCCTTGTTTGCTATGCCCGAGTAGTAAGAGCCCAGCACCGGGTTGCCGTCCGTCGTGAACGGGTAGGCACTGGCGTTTACCTGCGCCAGCACCATCCAGGGGTAGTTGCCCAACCCGTTGAAGCCCACTTTGCCATAGCTGGCCCTTAATTTAAGCTCTGACAAGGCCCCAACGCCTTTCATAAACTCCTCTTCTGACAGCCGCCAGCCAACGGATGCACCCGGAAAGGAGCCCCATTTGTTGCCGGGGGCAAATTTTGAAGAGCCGTCGTAGCGCATGGAGGCACTCAGCAGGTATTTGCTCTTGAACTCGTAGTTGATGCGGCCCAGGTAGGAGATGATGAGACTTTCCTCGTACCCTCCGCTTGCGGCAAGGTTAGCAGCGTTTGTCAGTGTCTGCACGATGTTGTTCGGCTGGCTGCCGGACATGCTTTCCGAAATGCTCTTGAATCCCTGCCGCTCCTGCACCGCCACCGCATTCACATAGTGGTCGCCAAAGGTGTCGTCGAAGGTCAGCTGATTCGTTATGAGCAGCGAACGGCCTGTCGTCCTGTTGTTCTGTATTGTGGCGTTCGGTCTCGAGACCAGGCCGCCCGCGTCATATATCGGCAGGTATACGTCATTCAGGTTATTGTAGTAATCCAGGCCGCCTGTCGATCTGAAACGCAGCCAGTCTGTGATTTTGGCCTCTATGAAAAGGTTGCCGAGTATTTTGACGTTGCGGTTATAGTACTCATCCATGAGCGCCTCCCGGACCGGGTTGGTGGGGTCCGAGCTGTCCAGCGCGTCCGCCTCTCTGAAGCCGCCTAATTTTGTGGGGTCATACACGGGGATATAGGGCTGCGAGCGGATGGCATTCACGAGCTTGCTCCTGTTTCCGGCATTGTCGTACCGCTGGTCGCTGTAGGAGCCCATCAGGTTTTCGCCCACCGTGAAGACCTTGCCCAGGGTGTGGGTGGAGTTGAGCCGCAGACTGTAGCGCTCAAAGCCTACGCCCTCCATGATGCCGTCCTGCTTGAAGTAACCGGCATTGGTGAAAAACTGCGACTTCTCGTTGCCGCCGGACAGGGTGATGTTGTTCTGCGTGATCATGCCTGACGTAAAGAGCTCGTCCTGCCAGTCGGTGTTGGTCTGCGCGTAGGTTTGGGAAGCGCCGGTATATATAGGCTTGTTAAATTCTTCGGGGCTCAGTCTGGAAGGCAGGTTGGCGTCCGGGTCTGAGTTTTTGATGAGCGTGGTGGCGTACTGCACGTACTGTTCCGTGTTCAGCAGGTCGAGCTTTTTCGTGGCGTGCTGTGTCCCGATGCTTGAGTCAATCGAAACCCGCATTTTACCGTCTTTCCCCCCGGACTTGGTCGTGATGATGACGACCCCGTTCGCCGCCCTGGAACCGTACACAGCCGTTGCGGCGGCATCCTTGAGCACATCCACCGAAGCAATGTCCTTGGTGTCGATGCCGGAGAGGCCGCCCGTGGGCACGCCATCCACCACATACAGCGGCTCAGAGTCGAAGTTTACCGAGCCCACTCCCCTGATGCGCACCACCGGGGCTGTTCCGGGGGTGCCGGTGTTGACCACCGTAACCCCGGCAACTCTTCCCTGCATGGCCTGGGCAACGCTGGGCACCGGCAAGGCGGCTATTTCTTTGGAAGATACGGAGGAGATGGCACCCGTGACGGCTTCTTTCTTTTGCACCCCGTAGCCCACCACCACTACCTCCTGCAGCGCCTCCGTATCGTCGCCCAGGGTTATGCTCATTGTCTCCGGCCCTGCAAAGCCCCGCTCTACGCTGGTAAAGCCGATAAAAGAGAATACCAGGGTGCCCGCCTGCTCCGGCACATCAAGACTAAACGTGCCATCCGCCCCCGTTGCCGTTCCCCGGGTTGTGCCTTTCAGCAGCACGGTTACCCCTGGCAGCGGGTCGCCCGTGGAAGACACTACCCGTCCCGTGATGGGCCAGTCGAAATAAGGAGTTGCAGCGCCGCCCGGGGCAGCATACAGGCTGAGTCCAGGTTCAATGGTGCCGGCTGGTCCGGATTCCGCTCTTGCACTCAGCGTGCTAACGACAGCCAAGCCACACAATACCTTTTGCCAATTCTGTGTAAAGTTTTCCATATAGGCGATGACATTAAGTTTGAGAGAAAAAGAACCCCTCCTCCTATCCCCATTCTTGCAGCAGCAGGGTTTGAATCAGCACAGGGCGTGTGATTAATTACTCATCAGCACAGTTCCGGAAGTTATATAAAAATATTATTATTTCAAGCAATAACATTCATATTTAATTCTGAAAGACGGCTGTGCGACGAATAAGGGGGAAAAGCGGGCAAAGCACCCTGTGGTTGGGGAAGCCGTAAGAGCCACAACTGCCCGAGATTGATGCTGAACAGGCTACAGTTTGAAGGCCTGCCGGGCAAGCAGCTTCCACTGCCCATCCTGCTTTTGCCAAACCTGCATCACCCCAATCCGGATGTCGGTGGGGCTGCCGTTGTTGGTGGCCTTGGACGCGAACACATGCCGCACGATGGCGGCGTCCCCGGCCATTGTGATGGTTTGGTCCGCCGCGTCAATGGTCAGGAAGTCGAAGGGGCCGCTTACCACGTCCTCCACGAATGCCGCTTTGTCCTGCACTTTCCCGCTCGAGTGCCCGTAGCTGAGTTCCCTGGCCGTCAGTTCCTCCA
This window of the Pontibacter russatus genome carries:
- a CDS encoding AGE family epimerase/isomerase, with the translated sequence MRLKRNTLLLFLATAALPIVAFRTLPFQLPVAVANPQTDTRAKLAAEIENSIKTEMLNAWYPRVVDKQYGGFTSTYTHDWKPTGPQDKMIVTQARHIWSNAKASQLYPDVPHYLSSARQGVAFLRDKMWDEKHGGFYTLVDRQGNVKEEASSNGYAGAAKSAYGNAFAIYGLAAYYQASGDTSALSLARETFGWLEEHSHDPVHKGYYQELRKDGTPVQRTSQTPYSSTIGYKDQNSSIHLLEAFTELYQVWPDPLVRERLEEMLVLIRDTMVTDKGYLTLFLTHDWKPVSFRDSTEEVIRENHHLDEVSFGHDIETAYLMLEASHVLGLKHDSKTMQVAKKMADHTIQNGFDHTVGGFYDGGYYFKGKDDITILRDSKNWWAQAEGLNTLLLMADLYPKDKMQYFDLFQKQWDYIDQYLIDHTHGDWYPGGLDKEPKQKTALKAQIWKASYHQFRALANVLQRLRPDTAAPSTPKNLKLNTAEKHLVAQWDKATDNRNLLGYNLYLDGEKVGFTPLTSFSVPATDKLKGKKLTVRAVDLQGNLSQSSNAQAI
- a CDS encoding VCBS repeat-containing protein, translated to MAFKYLLLLITLSSLLSSCDLLQKEKPLFTLLKPGTTGINFANTITESDSFNVLTFGYIYNGGGVAVGDVNNDSLPDIYFTGNMVSGELYLNKGDLQFEDVTVPAGVATSTWANGVTMADINQDGLLDIYVCTVNPVAGEPQTPNLLFINKGQNAEGKPVFKEEAAAYGLAAVGYSTQAAFLDYDKDGDLDAYLLRNAPDKNLNPNIARPKITDGTSPSTDKLFRNDGKGAFTDVSGEAGILVEGRGLGVAVSDVNQDGWPDIYTANDFLSNDLLWINNQDGTFTNRAGEYLRHHSYNGMGTDIADYNNDGLPDIIELDMLPEGNKRQKTTMEAGNYDRFMLNRRLGYEDQYVRNTLQLNNGDGSFSEIGQLAGVYATDWSWSALFADYDNDGWRDLFITNGYMKDMIDLDYVRYNSEEAMFGTGEAIEARLQEQFKKLKSIVIPNYIYQNAKDLTFTNKSTEWGLGEPSTSNGAVYADLDNDGDLDLVVNNINSKAFIYRNNAEQVNDGNHYLQIVLKGQAPNLGGIGATVRLRHEGEQQVYEHYLSRGFQSSVDHTIHFGLGQATVVDSVEIIWPDGKCQLLTNVRSNQVLQAEYKNASEKKPGNERAPAPLFRQANAIYGIAYKHEEEDYIDFKNQPLLPHKLTRNGPGISVGDVNGDGLDDFFVGGSARRTGTLFTRDGQGKFKAEPLQGTPNTADDAGALFFDADGDGDLDLYVAAGGNEEMAGAEAYRHRFYRNDGSGKFRLEEQAIPHLVSSSSCVAAADYDRDGDLDLFVGGRNSPRQYPMPGQGSILQNNGGTFTDATEAVCKGLQRLGMVTAAIWTDFDLDGQVDLVVVGEWMPVSFFKNEKGKLTDVTASVGLAHTNGWWNSIASGDFDNDGDMDYVAGNLGLNSRYKASQEEPVTIYARDFDGNGVIDPIIGRYIGGESYPVATRDALTDQIVSMRRRFTSYAAYAEVTLDELFSEEELEGAFVGRSHVFSSSYIENLGSGKFSIKALPVRAQFSPVFGMAVDDVNGDNHLDVVLAGNSYAAETGMGLYDASYGTVLLGNGKGEFVAGRSTGFTVGGDAKSLARLVTAEGKPLLLVGVNSDSLKVFEEAQATGRQVVRLRSSDAFADLYYKSGLKRREEFSYGTGYLSQSSRTLLLDSSALNEVYISGYRGDRRKVKLQQNLIVTKR
- a CDS encoding RagB/SusD family nutrient uptake outer membrane protein, producing MRKVYIAACLLGIFFLTNCHDDLEKVNPNYITTEVYFKDAVDLEKGVTGIYAVAHSNLLVAREWFFTHALRSPDYATGGAQLEAPRAQILNGGTSPDNSVIGAIWTGFYTAVHRANTVIANGPTATGDTETIGLMVAEAKFLRAWAYYELVNFFGPVPVYTEPVSAVDDFKPRAPVADVYALVMEDLKAAQAVLPATRSGGDLGRATSGAATFLLGKAYMQQGDYASAKTELEKLLGSYSLTDNYLDNFKEETEYNSESIWEIGFQGRSDNGYNWGSGDGATQPQSSVRNQEINPISWRNLIPSNDLLNEFETPENGAAKRDPRLDYTVYFPGDEFNNGNSKLTEAMQGGAGSSILNGQPIKVSWQKYTNLYKSDQGFQPAGINTRIFRFAEALLLLAECENQLGNQAKAVEYLNMIRDRADVMMPHYPTAQYPVATAEQVFAAIRHESQVERGGEEGRDFDVLRWIKEGKIEPPFTTYTFDPDRDFVLPIPQDEISRNPELGAGGIEAQNPNY
- a CDS encoding SusC/RagA family TonB-linked outer membrane protein, giving the protein MENFTQNWQKVLCGLAVVSTLSARAESGPAGTIEPGLSLYAAPGGAATPYFDWPITGRVVSSTGDPLPGVTVLLKGTTRGTATGADGTFSLDVPEQAGTLVFSFIGFTSVERGFAGPETMSITLGDDTEALQEVVVVGYGVQKKEAVTGAISSVSSKEIAALPVPSVAQAMQGRVAGVTVVNTGTPGTAPVVRIRGVGSVNFDSEPLYVVDGVPTGGLSGIDTKDIASVDVLKDAAATAVYGSRAANGVVIITTKSGGKDGKMRVSIDSSIGTQHATKKLDLLNTEQYVQYATTLIKNSDPDANLPSRLSPEEFNKPIYTGASQTYAQTNTDWQDELFTSGMITQNNITLSGGNEKSQFFTNAGYFKQDGIMEGVGFERYSLRLNSTHTLGKVFTVGENLMGSYSDQRYDNAGNRSKLVNAIRSQPYIPVYDPTKLGGFREADALDSSDPTNPVREALMDEYYNRNVKILGNLFIEAKITDWLRFRSTGGLDYYNNLNDVYLPIYDAGGLVSRPNATIQNNRTTGRSLLITNQLTFDDTFGDHYVNAVAVQERQGFKSISESMSGSQPNNIVQTLTNAANLAASGGYEESLIISYLGRINYEFKSKYLLSASMRYDGSSKFAPGNKWGSFPGASVGWRLSEEEFMKGVGALSELKLRASYGKVGFNGLGNYPWMVLAQVNASAYPFTTDGNPVLGSYYSGIANKELKWEITSMVNGGVDVGLFNNKVTFSAEYFERTTDDKYGLILSVPTPNSFGFGGAGVFANVGTMKNSGFEFQAGYNESEKPFQWSVNANLSRIRNEVVELTAASAVIDAAGNQDFGSNQITRTQAGEPIQSFYGWQVAGIFQSDDEVANSPTQENGTRAGDIKFKDLDGNGVINDADRTFIGSYLPSFSYGLNATAGYKNFDLSLFFQGVQGNEIYNASRVIIEGGQRLFNAGAQVLDAWSPSNTDTDIPRMVAGDPNRNNRVSDRFIEDGSYLRLKNLAIGYTIPQGALNSFAGGKVGSIRVYFTSQNLFTLTDYTGLDPEVGTLQGSLLSNGVDFGQYPTPRTLIGGIQITL
- a CDS encoding nuclear transport factor 2 family protein; this encodes MIKSLFPLMLTLLLTAVACAQSGGEKEVAAAVGKFNNAMVSADKGQLEELTARELSYGHSSGKVQDKAAFVEDVVSGPFDFLTIDAADQTITMAGDAAIVRHVFASKATNNGSPTDIRIGVMQVWQKQDGQWKLLARQAFKL